In Nicotiana tabacum cultivar K326 chromosome 17, ASM71507v2, whole genome shotgun sequence, one DNA window encodes the following:
- the LOC107802654 gene encoding putative membrane protein At3g27390 isoform X1, producing the protein MEPPRGFLASLWNFICFLPYFIGLLILGVLKGVILCPLILVIVTVGNSALILGLWPVHLFYTYYCLWSSKQLGPALKLVVSICVIIILLLWPLIGFASSIVGGAAYGFLSPVFATFQAVGGKKTNAFFHSIYDGTWDTVKGSFTIVRDVRDVLYHSYFSIMDDLRLQGPPGGKYYEIRLLYIPLALVAVALGLLVDIPTITVIAACKFPYMLLKGWRRLFHDCIGREGPFLETICVPFAGLAILLWPMAVVGAFIGSMLASILLGAYSGVVVYQESSLWLGLCYIVASLSIYDEYSNDVLDMPEGSCFPRPRYRKKTASRTSSRSASFSRPESFKNPPSRTNSINAPMVELKPLELLDGLFTGCQYHGEIMVSKGVITQKDIEDAKSNRDSGQVISIGLPAYCILQTLIRSAKANSAGLLINDDGTEVTSTNRPRDTFYEWFLNPLLIIKDQIKAENISDSEEEYLGKLVLLSGDPERLRNSNIGSPPESDLRRAEFEALARRLRGITKSISRYPTFRRRFESSIRIILEELAKKNGDGRKSEDSGPQKVPRSKSMFVRMFSDKSFKNRNGNNGYDQEAQLVDAYRNVEIQ; encoded by the exons ATGGAACCCCCAAGGGGGTTTCTGGCTTCTTTGTGGAACTTCATCTGTTTCTTGCCTTACTTCATTGGCCTGCTTATTCTCGGTGTTTTGAAAG GTGTCATTTTGTGCCCATTGATCCTCGTTATAGTCACTGTCGGAAACTCTGCCCTTATTTTGGGTCTTTGGCCTGTGCACCTGTTCTATACGTATTACTGTCTATGGAG CTCAAAGCAATTAGGTCCAGCTTTAAAACTTGTGGTAAGCATATGTGTCATTATTATTTTACTTTTGTGGCCGTTGATTGGATTTGCAAGCAGCATTGTTGGTGGGGCAGCTTATGGCTTCCTTTCTCCTGTGTTTGCCACTTTCCAAGCTGTGGGTGGAAAGAAGACGAATGCCTTCTTTCACAGTATATAT GATGGGACTTGGGACACGGTGAAAGGAAGCTTTACTATTGTTAGGGATGTGAGGGATGTTTTATACCATTCCTACTTCTCGATCATGGATGATTTGCGACTTCAAGGACCTCCTGGTGGAAAATACTATGAGATCAG GTTGCTTTATATACCTTTGGCGCTAGTAGCCGTAGCACTAGGACTCCTGGTTGACATACCGACGATCACAGTAATTGCTGCTTGCAAATTTCCTTACATGCTTTTGAAGGGGTGGCGTCGCTTGTTTCATGATTGTATAGGTCGAGAAGGACCTTTTCTAGAGACCATCTGTGTGCCATTTGCTGGTCTTGCTATCTTACTCTGGCCAATGGCTGTTGTTGGGGCATTCATTGGATCAATGTTAGCAAGTATCCTCCTCGGTGCTTATTCAGGAGTAGTTGTATATCAG GAGTCTTCTCTTTGGTTGGGGCTTTGCTATATCGTTGCTTCCTTGTCCATATATGATGAATATAGCAATGATGTGCTAGATATGCCAGAAGGATCCTGCTTTCCTAG GCCTCGGTACAGAAAGAAGACTGCATCAAGAACCAGCTCTCGTTCAGCTTCTTTCTCAAGGCCTGAATCTTTCAAAAATCCACCATCTCGTACGAACTCCATCAATGCTCCCATGGTCGAGTTGAAGCCCCTCGAG CTTCTTGATGGCTTATTCACGGGCTGTCAATATCATGGGGAAATCATGGTATCTAAAGGAGTAATTACACAAAAAGACATTGAAGATGCCAAGTCTAATAGAGATAGTGGTCAAGTCATTAGCATTGGTTTGCCTGCCTATTGCATCCTTCAGACCCTTATACGTTCTGCCAAAGCCAACAGCGCTGGTCTTTTGATAA ACGACGATGGTACCGAAGTAACCAGCACAAACAGGCCCAGAGATACATTCTATGAGTGGTTTCTCAATCCACTCTTGATCATCAAAGACCAGATCAAAGCTGAAAATATTTCCGACAGCGAAGAGGAGTACCTTGGCAAATTGGTTTTGTTGAGTGGTGATCCTGAGAGGTTGAGGAATTCAAATATTGGATCACCACCTGAATCTGATCTGAGGCGAGCTGAGTTTGAGGCGTTAGCTCGAAG ACTACGAGGCATCACAAAATCTATATCAAGATATCCAACATTCAGGCGCCGCTTTGAGAGTAGCATCAGGATTATCTTAGAAGAACTAGCCAAGAAGAACGGTGATGGTAGAAAATCAGAAGATTCAGGACCTCAAAAAGTTCCCAGGTCAAAAAGCATGTTTGTTCGCATGTTTAGCGATAAATCTTTCAAGAACAGAAATGGAAACAATGGATATGATCAAGAGGCTCAACTGGTAGATGCTTACAGAAATGTTGAAATCCAATGA
- the LOC107802654 gene encoding putative membrane protein At3g27390 isoform X2: MEPPRGFLASLWNFICFLPYFIGLLILGVLKGVILCPLILVIVTVGNSALILGLWPVHLFYTYYCLWSSKQLGPALKLVDGTWDTVKGSFTIVRDVRDVLYHSYFSIMDDLRLQGPPGGKYYEIRLLYIPLALVAVALGLLVDIPTITVIAACKFPYMLLKGWRRLFHDCIGREGPFLETICVPFAGLAILLWPMAVVGAFIGSMLASILLGAYSGVVVYQESSLWLGLCYIVASLSIYDEYSNDVLDMPEGSCFPRPRYRKKTASRTSSRSASFSRPESFKNPPSRTNSINAPMVELKPLELLDGLFTGCQYHGEIMVSKGVITQKDIEDAKSNRDSGQVISIGLPAYCILQTLIRSAKANSAGLLINDDGTEVTSTNRPRDTFYEWFLNPLLIIKDQIKAENISDSEEEYLGKLVLLSGDPERLRNSNIGSPPESDLRRAEFEALARRLRGITKSISRYPTFRRRFESSIRIILEELAKKNGDGRKSEDSGPQKVPRSKSMFVRMFSDKSFKNRNGNNGYDQEAQLVDAYRNVEIQ; encoded by the exons ATGGAACCCCCAAGGGGGTTTCTGGCTTCTTTGTGGAACTTCATCTGTTTCTTGCCTTACTTCATTGGCCTGCTTATTCTCGGTGTTTTGAAAG GTGTCATTTTGTGCCCATTGATCCTCGTTATAGTCACTGTCGGAAACTCTGCCCTTATTTTGGGTCTTTGGCCTGTGCACCTGTTCTATACGTATTACTGTCTATGGAG CTCAAAGCAATTAGGTCCAGCTTTAAAACTTGTG GATGGGACTTGGGACACGGTGAAAGGAAGCTTTACTATTGTTAGGGATGTGAGGGATGTTTTATACCATTCCTACTTCTCGATCATGGATGATTTGCGACTTCAAGGACCTCCTGGTGGAAAATACTATGAGATCAG GTTGCTTTATATACCTTTGGCGCTAGTAGCCGTAGCACTAGGACTCCTGGTTGACATACCGACGATCACAGTAATTGCTGCTTGCAAATTTCCTTACATGCTTTTGAAGGGGTGGCGTCGCTTGTTTCATGATTGTATAGGTCGAGAAGGACCTTTTCTAGAGACCATCTGTGTGCCATTTGCTGGTCTTGCTATCTTACTCTGGCCAATGGCTGTTGTTGGGGCATTCATTGGATCAATGTTAGCAAGTATCCTCCTCGGTGCTTATTCAGGAGTAGTTGTATATCAG GAGTCTTCTCTTTGGTTGGGGCTTTGCTATATCGTTGCTTCCTTGTCCATATATGATGAATATAGCAATGATGTGCTAGATATGCCAGAAGGATCCTGCTTTCCTAG GCCTCGGTACAGAAAGAAGACTGCATCAAGAACCAGCTCTCGTTCAGCTTCTTTCTCAAGGCCTGAATCTTTCAAAAATCCACCATCTCGTACGAACTCCATCAATGCTCCCATGGTCGAGTTGAAGCCCCTCGAG CTTCTTGATGGCTTATTCACGGGCTGTCAATATCATGGGGAAATCATGGTATCTAAAGGAGTAATTACACAAAAAGACATTGAAGATGCCAAGTCTAATAGAGATAGTGGTCAAGTCATTAGCATTGGTTTGCCTGCCTATTGCATCCTTCAGACCCTTATACGTTCTGCCAAAGCCAACAGCGCTGGTCTTTTGATAA ACGACGATGGTACCGAAGTAACCAGCACAAACAGGCCCAGAGATACATTCTATGAGTGGTTTCTCAATCCACTCTTGATCATCAAAGACCAGATCAAAGCTGAAAATATTTCCGACAGCGAAGAGGAGTACCTTGGCAAATTGGTTTTGTTGAGTGGTGATCCTGAGAGGTTGAGGAATTCAAATATTGGATCACCACCTGAATCTGATCTGAGGCGAGCTGAGTTTGAGGCGTTAGCTCGAAG ACTACGAGGCATCACAAAATCTATATCAAGATATCCAACATTCAGGCGCCGCTTTGAGAGTAGCATCAGGATTATCTTAGAAGAACTAGCCAAGAAGAACGGTGATGGTAGAAAATCAGAAGATTCAGGACCTCAAAAAGTTCCCAGGTCAAAAAGCATGTTTGTTCGCATGTTTAGCGATAAATCTTTCAAGAACAGAAATGGAAACAATGGATATGATCAAGAGGCTCAACTGGTAGATGCTTACAGAAATGTTGAAATCCAATGA
- the LOC107802646 gene encoding uncharacterized protein LOC107802646: MPYLNVWSSRSNSSMLPHMELELASSSSSVFTRLRAESWVLAYSLSHNSSCDHVSRSVIYPKNKTKFRKQEGFFPFRRGKKDSFGPSFALTQASEEHAIDCDVIKQSSQSFSRGEGGVEGFSCVVLEEKRVLTHNYDDDDDCGVKSEEEDVGRVKGEKVDVRALAKSLHFVKTADEVDEVLKDKVELPLQVYSSMIRGFGKDKKLNSAMALVEWLSRRSNDNIGSLSLNVFIYNSLLGAIKEAGKYDVVDKVMDDMVSEGVNPNVVTYNTLMRIYIEQGRELEALNLFKEMSKKGLFPSPATYSTALFAYRRLEDGLGAIAFFVETREKYQNGKLGNIEEENWESEFSKLENFTIRICYQVMRQWLVKGENSSTNVLKLLADMDKARLQPSCAEYKRLVWACTREEHYVVAKELYNRIRERDTEISLSVCNHIIWLMGKAKKWWAALEIYEDLLDKGPKPNNMSYELIVSHFNILLSAARKRGIWRWGVRLLNKMEEKGLKPSSREWNAVLVACSKASETSAAVQIFRRMVEKGEKPTVISYGALLSALEKGKLYDEALKVWKHMIKMGVEPNLYAYTIMASIYTAQGKFNIVDSIIKEMVSTGVEPTVVTFNAIISGCARNGMGSVAYEWFHRMKTQNITPNEVSYEMLIEALANDGKPRLAYELYIKALNEGLSLSTKAYDAVISSTQANGASIDLSILGPRPLEKKKRVQIRKNLSEFCNIADVPKRSRHFDREEIFTAQTKGK; this comes from the coding sequence ATGCCTTATCTAAATGTCTGGTCTTCAAGGAGTAATTCTAGTATGTTACCTCATATGGAATTAGAGTTGGCTTCATCTTCTAGTTCAGTTTTTACAAGACTTAGAGCTGAAAGTTGGGTTCTTGCATACTCTTTGTCACATAATTCAAGCTGTGATCATGTATCAAGAAGTGTTATTTATCCAAAGAATAAGACTAAGTTCAGAAAACAAGAAGGATTCTTTCCTTTTCGCCGCGGAAAGAAGGATTCTTTTGGCCCATCTTTTGCATTGACACAGGCCTCTGAAGAGCATGCTATTGATTGTGATGTAATAAAACAAAGTTCACAATCTTTCTCTAGAGGGGAAGGTGGGGTTGAGGGTTTCAGTTGTGTTGTATTGGAGGAAAAGAGGGTCTTGACtcataattatgatgatgatgatgattgtgGTGTTAAAAGTGAGGAGGAAGATGTAGGAAGAGTAAAAGGCGAGAAGGTGGACGTTCGAGCTCTAGCAAAGAGCTTGCACTTTGTCAAAACTGCTGATGAGGTAGATGAAGTTCTCAAAGATAAGGTAGAGTTGCCCCTTCAAGTTTACTCATCTATGATTAGAGGTTTTGGCAAAGATAAGAAGTTAAACTCTGCAATGGCGCTCGTCGAGTGGTTAAGTAGGAGGAGCAATGATAATATTGGTTCCCTTAGCTTAAATGTATTCATTTATAACAGTCTTTTAGGTGCCATAAAGGAGGCGGGGAAGTATGATGTTGTTGATAAAGTGATGGATGATATGGTATCGGAAGGAGTAAATCCTAATGTTGTGACGTACAATACTTTAATGAGAATTTATATAGAACAAGGTCGGGAACTTGAAGCTCTCAATCTTTTCAAAGAGATGTCAAAGAAGGGACTCTTTCCTAGTCCTGCAACTTATTCCACTGCCTTGTTTGCTTATCGGAGACTTGAAGATGGACTTGGCGCTATAGCTTTTTTTGTCGAGACAAGAGAGAAATATCAAAATGGTAAACTAGGAAATATTGAAGAAGAAAACTGGGAGTCTGAATTTTCCAAGCTTGAGAATTTCACAATTAGAATTTGCTACCAGGTGATGCGGCAGTGGCTGGTAAAGGGCGAAAACTCAAGCACCAATGTTCTGAAACTACTAGCGGATATGGATAAGGCTAGGCTCCAACCTAGTTGTGCAGAATATAAACGCCTCGTGTGGGCGTGTACCCGTGAAGAACATTATGTTGTAGCAAAAGAACTGTATAATAGGATAAGAGAGAGGGACACAGAGATTAGCTTATCCGTCTGCAACCACATCATTTGGTTGATGGGTAAGGCGAAGAAATGGTGGGCAGCTCTCGAGATTTATGAGGATTTATTGGACAAGGGGCCAAAACCAAACAACATGTCATATGAACTCATAGTTTCTCATTTTAACATACTATTGAGCGCGGCCAGAAAAAGAGGTATTTGGAGATGGGGTGTCAGGTTGCTGAATAAGATGGAAGAGAAGGGGCTTAAACCAAGCAGTAGGGAATGGAACGCAGTGCTTGTCGCCTGTTCCAAGGCTTCAGAAACATCCGCTGCAGTACAGATTTTTAGGAGAATGGTCGAAAAAGGTGAAAAACCGACAGTTATCTCCTATGGAGCATTGCTGAGTGCTCTAGAGAAAGGCAAGCTCTACGATGAGGCCCTTAAGGTTTGGAAACATATGATCAAAATGGGTGTTGAGCCAAATTTGTATGCCTATACTATTATGGCATCAATTTACACTGCCCAAGGGAAATTTAACATAGTTGATTCAATCATCAAGGAGATGGTTTCCACTGGAGTTGAGCCTACAGTTGTCACGTTCAATGCTATCATCAGCGGATGTGCTCGAAATGGTATGGGAAGTGTTGCGTACGAGTGGTTCCATCGTATGAAAACTCAAAACATAACCCCCAACGAAGTTAGCTATGAGATGCTAATTGAGGCACTCGCAAATGATGGCAAGCCGAGGCTGGCATATGAGTTGTATATTAAGGCTCTAAATGAAGGCCTATCTCTTTCTACAAAGGCTTATGATGCAGTCATATCGTCTACACAAGCAAATGGTGCGAGTATTGATCTAAGCATTCTCGGCCCGCGTCcactagaaaaaaaaaaaagagtgcaaatCAGGAAAAACTTGTCAGAGTTCTGTAATATAGCTGATGTTCCTAAAAGAAGCAGACACTTTGACAGGGAAGAAATTTTTACTGCTCAGACAAAAGGAAAATGA
- the LOC107802638 gene encoding BAG family molecular chaperone regulator 2-like, with amino-acid sequence MIKLRCKKFFRSNSKNGSTGAAAAVGGDTKLAGGEIKWELRPGGMLVQKRECAEKAGDSIITLKVSTVSKWHDISIQATSTFGELKMILSMVTGLEPKEQRLLYRGKEREDYEYLHMVGVKDKDKVLLFEDPAIKERKKLLNLAANGHVQVIESSYHTICV; translated from the exons ATGATCAAATTGAGGTGCAAGAAGTTTTTCCGAAGCAATTCGAAGAATGGAAGTACTGGCGCCGCCGCTGCAGTAGGCGGCGACACCAAATTAGCTGGTGGTGAAATTAAATGGGAATTGCGTCCAGGAGGTATGCTAGTTCAAAAGAGAGAATGTGCAGAGAAAGCTGGAGATTCAATTATCACGCTTAAGGTTTCTACTGTTTCTAAGTGGCATGATATTTCTATACAAGCTACTTCaacttttg GAGAATTAAAGATGATACTGTCAATGGTAACTGGTTTAGAACCAAAGGAGCAAAGGCTATTATATAGAGGGAAAGAAAGAGAGGATTATGAATACTTGCACATGGTTGGAGTGAAAGACAAAGACAAAGTGTTGCTCTTTGAAGATCCAGCTATCAAAGAGAGAAAAAAGCTTCTTAATTTGGCTGCAAATGGACATGTCCAAGTCATAGAATCCTCTTACCACACCATTTGTGTCTAA